A window from Rhizosphaericola mali encodes these proteins:
- the mobC gene encoding conjugal transfer protein MobC: MTGENEQGLRAMLDFTRLLSIAILMIHFYGICHGAFTHWGWTASVIDNIAHNFWKLPIFKTVLFTKLSALLMLVVYLFGIQGKKDEKISIKAALAYCITGLLFYFLSNFLLYVKADLIEISLYYMGMSAAGYLLMVTGGTYLSRILKLKMRKDIFNTDNETFPQEERLLENEYSFNLPAQYQLNGKLRKSWINIINPFRAVLVAGTPGAGKTYFVVRNVIEQQIRKGFSMFLYDFKYDDLSKIAYNALLKNYKNYKVPPSFYVINFDNPMYRCNPLEPDAMRDISDATEAARTILLGLNRDWIKKQGEFFVESPINFLTAIIWFLKKYEGGKYCTLPHAIEMMQQDYNDLFPVLNSEPEIEVLINPFISAYKNKAMEQLEGQTASAKIAMARLSSPNIYYVLSGNDFTLDINNPDAPKIVCMANNPEKSQTYGAVISLFVFRLLRVILQKGRNKSSLIIDELPSIFLNGIEQFIAVARSYKVSTVLCVQDFSQLVKDYGKELAEVIVNICGNVISGQVTGDTAKQLSDRFGKIVQERESVSINRNDTSVSKSTQLESAIPASTIATLSSGEFVGIVADNPESKIDLKTFHAEIINDHNAIAKKEKRFKEIPRVKNMSNAEIQNNFTQIKNDIDKIIATAQSKIVD, translated from the coding sequence ATGACCGGAGAAAACGAACAAGGACTTAGGGCGATGCTGGATTTTACCAGACTCCTCAGCATTGCTATTTTGATGATTCATTTCTATGGGATCTGTCATGGCGCATTTACCCATTGGGGGTGGACAGCTTCTGTTATTGATAACATTGCCCATAATTTTTGGAAGCTGCCCATCTTCAAAACCGTATTATTTACCAAGCTTTCTGCATTACTTATGTTGGTTGTTTACCTATTTGGCATACAGGGAAAGAAGGATGAAAAGATAAGTATTAAAGCCGCATTGGCATATTGCATAACAGGGTTACTATTTTATTTTCTGTCCAATTTTCTGTTATATGTTAAAGCAGACCTCATTGAAATATCGCTGTATTATATGGGCATGAGCGCAGCTGGTTATTTGCTAATGGTTACAGGAGGAACTTATTTATCTAGAATATTGAAACTGAAAATGCGTAAAGATATTTTCAATACGGACAATGAAACCTTTCCGCAGGAAGAGCGCTTATTGGAAAATGAGTATTCTTTTAATCTACCAGCACAATACCAACTAAACGGAAAACTTAGAAAAAGTTGGATTAACATTATCAATCCTTTTCGGGCTGTACTTGTAGCGGGCACTCCGGGTGCAGGTAAAACCTATTTTGTAGTTCGCAATGTAATAGAGCAACAAATCCGTAAAGGATTTTCGATGTTCCTATACGATTTCAAATACGATGATTTAAGCAAGATTGCTTACAATGCTTTATTGAAAAATTACAAGAATTACAAAGTTCCGCCATCCTTCTATGTCATTAATTTTGACAATCCTATGTATCGTTGTAATCCATTGGAGCCTGATGCTATGCGGGATATTAGCGATGCCACTGAAGCGGCAAGGACGATTCTACTGGGACTAAATAGGGATTGGATTAAAAAACAAGGTGAGTTTTTTGTAGAATCTCCTATTAATTTCCTGACTGCCATTATTTGGTTTTTAAAGAAATATGAAGGTGGTAAATATTGCACATTACCGCATGCCATTGAAATGATGCAACAAGACTATAATGATTTATTCCCCGTATTGAATAGTGAACCCGAAATTGAAGTATTAATTAATCCATTTATTTCTGCCTATAAAAATAAAGCCATGGAACAATTGGAAGGGCAAACGGCATCTGCCAAAATTGCCATGGCCAGGTTATCTTCTCCCAACATCTATTATGTACTCAGTGGCAATGATTTTACTTTGGACATCAATAATCCTGATGCGCCAAAGATTGTCTGCATGGCTAATAATCCAGAAAAATCACAAACCTATGGGGCGGTTATTTCTTTGTTCGTATTTAGATTATTAAGAGTCATCTTACAGAAAGGAAGAAATAAAAGTTCACTTATAATAGATGAACTACCTTCCATATTTCTAAATGGCATCGAACAGTTTATTGCCGTAGCCAGAAGCTATAAAGTGAGTACAGTTCTATGTGTGCAGGATTTTAGTCAACTAGTCAAGGACTATGGAAAAGAACTCGCAGAAGTTATTGTCAATATTTGTGGTAATGTGATTAGTGGTCAAGTTACGGGCGATACAGCCAAACAACTCTCAGATAGATTTGGTAAAATTGTCCAAGAACGGGAAAGTGTCTCTATCAACAGAAACGATACTTCAGTTAGCAAATCCACTCAATTAGAAAGTGCGATTCCGGCCTCCACGATTGCTACGCTTAGTTCTGGCGAATTTGTGGGTATTGTGGCAGATAACCCTGAATCCAAAATTGACTTAAAAACATTTCATGCAGAAATCATCAATGATCATAATGCTATTGCTAAAAAAGAAAAAAGATTCAAAGAGATTCCTCGAGTAAAGAATATGTCAAATGCAGAAATACAAAATAATTTCACGCAAATTAAAAATGATATTGATAAAATTATTGCAACTGCGCAGTCCAAAATAGTTGATTAG
- a CDS encoding helix-turn-helix domain-containing protein codes for MSIAYGPNFVLITARECCELKAEDIAEKLEIPLSDYEDIESGAKQITSDLAQKLGQIFNITPELFMYRMAETINYNTGQGSHSGPIYTYNNHSIWGIDKTQIEKIIKGNSPGKQ; via the coding sequence ATGAGTATAGCATATGGTCCAAATTTCGTTTTAATTACAGCAAGAGAGTGTTGTGAACTTAAGGCGGAGGATATTGCGGAAAAGTTAGAAATACCGCTATCAGATTATGAAGATATTGAAAGTGGTGCTAAACAAATTACTAGTGATTTGGCTCAAAAGCTTGGGCAAATATTCAACATTACACCTGAATTATTTATGTATAGAATGGCAGAAACTATCAATTATAATACAGGTCAAGGAAGCCATAGCGGCCCAATTTATACATATAATAATCATTCAATATGGGGCATAGATAAGACTCAAATAGAAAAAATAATTAAAGGTAATTCTCCGGGAAAACAGTAA
- a CDS encoding helix-turn-helix domain-containing protein, translated as MGITILQSLRESKNWTQEYVAEVLDITQSAYAKLEGGKTKLTIDRAKELAHVFSVPPEAFFATSSEVVNYNTGNGSFGGPIYGYNNYVDTDTKSLYERILQDKNNHISMLSKEIMELRKEKEQLIRLIEKITEK; from the coding sequence ATGGGAATTACAATACTTCAATCTTTGCGGGAAAGTAAAAATTGGACCCAGGAATACGTGGCAGAAGTACTTGATATTACTCAATCTGCTTACGCAAAACTTGAGGGAGGAAAAACTAAATTAACAATAGATAGGGCTAAGGAATTAGCACACGTTTTTTCCGTTCCTCCAGAAGCTTTTTTTGCAACTTCTAGTGAAGTAGTTAATTACAATACTGGCAACGGAAGTTTCGGTGGTCCAATCTATGGATATAACAATTATGTAGATACAGATACAAAATCGTTGTATGAACGTATATTACAAGATAAAAACAATCATATTTCCATGTTATCTAAGGAAATTATGGAACTTAGAAAAGAAAAAGAACAATTAATTCGCTTAATCGAAAAAATAACAGAGAAATGA
- a CDS encoding TlpA family protein disulfide reductase, with product MKLKTLIGVIGMHLLFFSTYAQKPRILQIGDTITDVSLHNIVNYRDSTVNISDFKGKLLILDFWATWCTSCIEHFPFLDSMSIKYPDKLAVIGVGYESSEKIKGFFSSKKSSDGKRYKLSSIVEDTTLSGFFPHRTVPHVIWIKPDQTVGAITSGDQLTETNILEMISSGNLQVSIKKDVDVRKPLHLATDFGYTDSLLGYSILYKAQDLGPGKVNMTRKISENVIGKVLTNYSLLEIFRLLASPIFLEKGQKLSSKQVLINISSNRDVNKLYNSYCFDFIVPTKHAKSLSKYAIAELNRLSGFQSSIGKYKTTCLVLKAKQKDKLYTDSSQGKDSHLWFDSKPTYMRGYGLQMLIDRLNELSTIPFPVVNGTGLKENVALCLSGSNRLMDIRHDLQKYGLFLVEEEREIDALVITKNKVN from the coding sequence ATGAAACTTAAAACGCTTATAGGCGTGATAGGAATGCATTTGCTATTCTTTTCTACTTACGCACAAAAGCCTAGAATTTTACAGATTGGTGATACCATTACAGATGTATCCTTACATAACATTGTAAATTATAGGGATAGTACAGTCAATATTTCTGACTTCAAGGGCAAACTGTTGATTCTAGATTTCTGGGCAACTTGGTGTACAAGTTGTATAGAGCATTTTCCATTCTTGGATTCCATGTCTATAAAGTATCCCGACAAACTTGCTGTAATTGGTGTTGGATATGAATCATCAGAAAAGATAAAAGGATTCTTTTCTAGTAAAAAAAGTTCAGACGGAAAACGATATAAATTATCCTCTATTGTAGAAGATACAACACTGTCTGGATTTTTTCCACATAGAACCGTACCACATGTGATATGGATAAAACCAGATCAAACCGTGGGGGCAATTACTTCGGGAGACCAGCTAACAGAAACTAACATATTGGAGATGATTAGCTCTGGAAATTTACAAGTAAGTATCAAAAAAGATGTGGATGTAAGAAAGCCACTTCATTTGGCTACAGATTTTGGATATACAGATTCTCTATTGGGCTACTCAATTCTTTATAAAGCACAAGATCTAGGACCTGGTAAAGTTAACATGACTAGGAAAATTAGCGAAAATGTAATAGGTAAAGTCCTTACAAACTATAGTCTATTGGAGATATTTCGTCTGTTGGCATCTCCTATATTTCTTGAAAAAGGTCAGAAACTTAGTTCTAAACAAGTATTAATTAATATATCATCAAATAGAGATGTAAATAAACTTTATAATTCATACTGTTTTGATTTTATCGTACCAACAAAACATGCAAAATCTCTTAGTAAATATGCTATTGCAGAGCTCAATAGATTAAGCGGTTTTCAGTCTTCTATTGGTAAATACAAGACCACTTGTCTTGTATTAAAAGCAAAACAAAAGGATAAACTATACACAGATTCTAGCCAAGGCAAAGATTCTCACCTTTGGTTCGACAGCAAGCCAACATATATGCGAGGCTATGGATTGCAAATGCTTATAGATAGACTCAATGAATTATCAACTATACCCTTTCCTGTGGTGAATGGTACTGGCTTAAAAGAAAATGTAGCTCTCTGTCTTTCTGGTAGCAATAGACTAATGGATATACGCCATGACCTACAAAAGTATGGACTTTTTTTAGTCGAAGAAGAAAGAGAAATCGATGCCCTAGTGATAACCAAAAACAAAGTTAACTGA
- a CDS encoding RNA polymerase sigma factor — MENLFRTYYASLCYHSYHVTGDKELSEDIVQEVFVRYWQYNENIQILHPKAWLYKAVYNASLNSVEKRNTYERAKVDMFIKLNAVALEKSHELILIESETARLLWGNVEKLPPQCREIIRMGFIEGLSNKKIAELMHLHISTVKTQKQRGLSLLRKLLFHVGIWLQLCQFIFF; from the coding sequence ATGGAAAACTTATTTCGTACATATTACGCATCACTTTGCTACCATTCTTACCATGTCACGGGAGATAAGGAACTTTCCGAGGATATTGTGCAGGAGGTTTTTGTTCGTTACTGGCAATACAATGAAAATATTCAAATCCTACACCCCAAAGCCTGGTTATATAAGGCAGTGTACAATGCGTCCCTTAACAGCGTGGAAAAGCGAAATACTTACGAAAGAGCAAAAGTTGACATGTTCATAAAACTAAATGCTGTAGCATTAGAAAAGTCCCACGAACTTATTTTAATAGAGTCGGAAACGGCAAGGTTACTTTGGGGCAATGTTGAAAAACTACCCCCACAGTGCAGGGAAATTATACGAATGGGATTTATAGAAGGACTTTCCAATAAAAAAATTGCAGAACTAATGCATTTACACATTAGTACGGTAAAGACTCAGAAACAAAGGGGACTGTCCTTGTTGCGAAAGTTATTGTTTCATGTCGGAATTTGGCTTCAATTATGCCAATTCATTTTTTTTTAG
- a CDS encoding FecR family protein encodes MHEDENEKSDRIADLLAKFMRGNLSTEESEDLNAWLEEDPKNKELFTNINDPKWQKRSFDFFDNIDQNSAWDAVSIRIEKDKGDNINHGGKRIKKYLLAASIFIILLTAGTFLWYTHGVQVEKSPFGQEKMPGSMHATLFLQGKKIEVSSAKSEEIEKGITNQNGWIIYDSDKMSTEEHKLIVPNGGIYAVRLQDGTSVWLNAGSSLRFPSKFTGTERLVELVGEGFFSVAKDAVHPFKVLCQGTETQAIGTEFNVNGYGNKVTTTLIEGKVKVLSPSGNTYLIPGQSSTFNSLSVPLAVQSDTALATGWKNGNFMFLHTDFQEVMDQLSHWYGVEIKYTKGFDPNGLSFTGELSRNKPISKLLSLMEMTGIASFKVSDNILYVDTATRNTGR; translated from the coding sequence ATGCACGAAGACGAAAATGAAAAATCGGACAGAATTGCAGATCTCCTAGCAAAGTTCATGAGAGGTAATCTCTCCACGGAAGAATCCGAGGATCTGAATGCTTGGCTGGAGGAAGATCCTAAAAACAAGGAACTTTTTACCAATATAAACGACCCAAAATGGCAAAAACGTTCCTTTGATTTTTTTGACAACATAGATCAGAACTCAGCTTGGGATGCGGTATCGATCCGAATAGAAAAGGATAAAGGGGATAATATTAATCATGGCGGGAAGAGAATAAAAAAATATTTATTAGCAGCTAGTATATTTATTATTCTATTAACCGCTGGTACATTTCTTTGGTACACACATGGTGTGCAAGTGGAAAAAAGTCCATTTGGACAGGAAAAAATGCCTGGGTCAATGCATGCTACGTTATTTCTGCAAGGAAAAAAAATCGAAGTATCTTCTGCAAAGTCAGAAGAAATTGAAAAAGGGATTACAAATCAAAATGGATGGATAATTTATGATTCTGATAAAATGAGCACTGAAGAGCATAAATTAATAGTTCCTAATGGAGGAATCTATGCAGTTAGACTTCAAGATGGTACAAGTGTATGGCTGAATGCTGGATCTTCACTTCGATTTCCTTCTAAGTTTACAGGAACAGAACGTTTAGTGGAATTGGTTGGAGAAGGTTTTTTCTCAGTGGCAAAAGATGCGGTACATCCCTTTAAAGTTCTTTGCCAAGGTACAGAAACGCAAGCTATCGGTACTGAATTCAATGTGAACGGATATGGCAACAAGGTTACAACAACCCTAATAGAAGGCAAAGTAAAAGTGCTAAGCCCTTCAGGCAATACCTATCTAATCCCTGGACAAAGTTCTACATTTAATAGCCTAAGTGTGCCCTTAGCAGTACAAAGTGACACGGCTTTGGCTACTGGATGGAAAAACGGAAACTTTATGTTCTTGCATACAGATTTCCAAGAAGTAATGGATCAACTTTCTCATTGGTATGGAGTAGAAATCAAATATACCAAAGGCTTTGATCCGAATGGTCTTTCATTTACTGGTGAACTTTCCCGTAACAAACCCATTAGCAAATTATTATCCTTGATGGAAATGACAGGCATCGCGTCTTTCAAGGTATCTGATAACATACTCTACGTAGATACTGCGACAAGAAACACAGGTCGTTAA
- a CDS encoding SusC/RagA family TonB-linked outer membrane protein, with amino-acid sequence MRIKKLRLAVVRNFFCPSIARLLLLLLLNASSWQAYGQSTTAQMITLHFKNAPIENVLMEIQKQTPYRFMFNDKILRDANHVTLDIEQQAIDLVLAQVFRGQPLTYSIRDKTIVVSYKKQENGKRLKGKVVSINGGTPIEGASVAVNGQVLTTTDRNGSFVLENSDNGRLSISSMGYNSYEGNISLLFSENSIIRLTEKNYVFDSIDIVSTGYQQLSKERATGSFDYLSGKLYNEQVRTNVLDGIQYIANGVSLNNRINANGQLSVRGLSTIEGPKDPLIIVDNFPYNGNISNLNPNDVESITVLKDAAASSIWGAKAGNGVIVITTKKGKYGQHFKMDLTQNTTVSDKPNLFYLPNISSSDFIDVEEMLFANGYRFSDTASADHTPFSPVYETLFQKKNGNITASEAMARINTYRNHDVRNDFEKYFYKKGINQQYALSATGGSEKHNYALSGSYDRDIDNLNGQFNRATLKTLNSFKPSKQLEISVGLNYNHSENIQGRPSYGSIITTNGQIPPYTMLTDASGKSIPLYKDYRQGYIDTLGNGLLQDWHYYPLTDYKYSHITNTVEDIVTNLGLRYQVYKDLSIQGLYQYEMQSTDAKSLYDENSYFVRNLVNSFSQINYSNGSVTKIIPQGQILDKSLTKMYANQARIQLNYNHGFSKGALSLLAGGEIRQIHTASNSYRTYGYNDNILTSTNVDLANTYPNLVQGYTDFIPSGTGFSDNLNRMVSVFANGSYVYLGKYTLSSSVRRDASNIFGVATNNKWKPLWSTGLSWDLSQENFYHLLWMPKLKLRVTYGYSGNIDPSISAVTQLTYASTSPYTNTPYSRITQFSNPDLRWEKIGTYNLGLDFQLTGGILSGSIDYYHKKGSDLYGPYLLDRTTGLSVSNITKNVASMASNGMDLLLNSIVINHKFKWLINLNVNYNKDKILDYYGTNYNTGGLGITGEKGKPVYSLYSYKWAGLDGQTGDPLGYLNGTISKDYTAIINAGTQSQNLQYNGSVMPTFFGTIGNTFSYKDFGLDVRCTFQAGYYFMSSSINYNNLYASSQGHSDFSKRWQKPGDERYTDVPSMIYPANSSRDAFYNGSDALVEKGGNLRLQYINLNHSWQNIRIRKGMIRSIRLYCVANNLGILWRENKKKIDPDYQNSVIPPARNYSMGFQFTL; translated from the coding sequence ATGAGAATAAAAAAACTACGGCTAGCCGTGGTAAGGAATTTCTTTTGCCCTTCCATCGCTAGATTATTACTGCTTTTGCTTTTGAATGCTTCAAGTTGGCAAGCATATGGCCAATCAACAACGGCGCAAATGATTACGCTTCATTTTAAAAATGCCCCAATTGAAAATGTACTGATGGAAATACAAAAACAGACGCCTTATCGATTCATGTTCAACGATAAGATACTCAGAGATGCAAATCATGTGACCTTGGATATAGAACAGCAAGCTATTGATTTAGTTTTAGCACAAGTATTTCGAGGCCAACCATTGACTTACAGTATAAGAGATAAAACCATTGTTGTCTCCTATAAAAAACAAGAAAATGGAAAAAGATTAAAAGGAAAAGTAGTTTCAATAAATGGAGGAACGCCAATCGAAGGAGCCAGTGTTGCTGTTAATGGTCAAGTGCTTACCACAACAGACAGGAATGGTTCTTTTGTTTTGGAGAATTCTGACAATGGCAGGTTATCTATTTCCTCTATGGGTTACAACAGCTACGAAGGAAACATATCATTATTGTTTTCTGAAAATAGCATTATTCGATTAACTGAAAAAAACTATGTTTTCGATAGTATTGATATTGTATCAACAGGATACCAACAATTGTCAAAAGAAAGAGCTACAGGTAGCTTTGATTACTTATCTGGTAAACTATACAACGAACAAGTGCGTACCAATGTACTCGACGGTATACAGTATATCGCCAATGGGGTTTCTCTCAATAACCGGATCAATGCCAACGGACAACTGTCGGTGCGTGGTCTCAGCACTATAGAAGGCCCCAAAGATCCACTCATTATAGTAGATAATTTCCCTTATAATGGAAATATCAGCAATCTTAACCCAAATGATGTGGAAAGCATAACCGTACTAAAAGACGCTGCTGCATCATCTATATGGGGTGCAAAGGCTGGCAATGGAGTAATTGTTATTACTACCAAAAAAGGAAAATATGGCCAGCATTTTAAAATGGATTTGACTCAAAATACGACAGTAAGTGACAAGCCGAACCTTTTTTATCTTCCCAATATTTCCTCCTCTGATTTTATTGATGTCGAAGAAATGCTGTTTGCAAATGGTTATAGGTTCAGCGATACCGCAAGCGCTGACCACACCCCATTTTCTCCAGTTTACGAGACACTGTTCCAGAAAAAAAATGGAAATATTACTGCATCTGAGGCCATGGCTCGAATTAATACCTATCGTAACCATGATGTGAGAAATGATTTTGAAAAATATTTCTATAAAAAAGGGATCAACCAGCAATATGCACTTTCTGCTACAGGAGGAAGCGAAAAACATAATTATGCACTGTCCGGATCATATGATCGAGACATCGATAATTTAAATGGACAATTCAATAGAGCTACTTTGAAAACACTCAATTCCTTTAAACCCTCCAAACAACTAGAAATATCAGTTGGATTGAACTATAACCATAGTGAAAATATACAGGGGCGACCATCATATGGAAGCATCATTACCACAAATGGACAAATACCTCCTTATACGATGCTTACTGACGCTAGTGGTAAATCAATTCCATTATATAAAGATTACAGACAGGGATATATAGATACACTTGGAAATGGACTTTTACAGGACTGGCACTACTATCCGCTGACAGATTACAAATACAGCCACATCACTAATACAGTAGAAGATATTGTTACCAACTTAGGATTAAGATACCAAGTTTACAAAGATTTATCCATACAGGGACTTTATCAATATGAAATGCAATCCACCGATGCGAAGTCTCTTTATGATGAAAATAGCTATTTTGTTCGAAATCTTGTCAATAGCTTCTCACAAATTAATTATTCAAACGGTAGCGTTACCAAAATAATTCCTCAAGGACAGATTTTAGATAAATCATTAACTAAGATGTATGCTAACCAAGCGAGAATCCAACTCAACTATAATCATGGTTTTTCCAAAGGAGCATTGTCCTTACTAGCAGGTGGCGAAATACGGCAGATACATACTGCTTCTAATTCCTATAGAACATATGGATACAATGACAACATACTCACCTCAACAAATGTGGATCTAGCAAATACCTATCCCAATCTTGTCCAAGGTTATACGGATTTTATTCCGTCCGGGACTGGATTTTCAGACAACCTTAACCGTATGGTATCAGTTTTTGCCAACGGCTCTTATGTATATTTAGGAAAATATACCTTATCCTCCAGTGTTAGAAGGGATGCTTCGAATATTTTTGGGGTGGCAACAAATAACAAATGGAAACCCCTTTGGTCTACAGGCTTATCATGGGATTTATCGCAGGAAAATTTCTATCACTTACTTTGGATGCCAAAACTAAAATTGCGTGTAACCTATGGATATAGCGGCAATATCGATCCAAGTATTTCAGCAGTTACTCAGTTGACCTATGCTTCAACATCGCCTTATACAAATACCCCTTATTCTAGGATCACCCAGTTCTCCAATCCTGACCTACGTTGGGAAAAAATAGGGACATATAACTTGGGCTTGGATTTTCAATTGACAGGTGGTATCTTAAGCGGAAGTATTGATTATTACCACAAAAAGGGTTCAGATCTTTACGGTCCTTATCTTCTTGACAGGACTACTGGACTTTCCGTTTCTAACATTACGAAAAACGTTGCGTCCATGGCATCCAACGGAATGGACCTACTATTGAATTCTATTGTCATAAACCATAAATTTAAATGGTTAATTAACCTTAACGTCAACTATAATAAGGATAAGATACTGGACTACTATGGCACAAACTATAATACCGGTGGACTCGGAATAACTGGAGAAAAAGGCAAGCCAGTCTATTCCTTATATTCTTACAAGTGGGCTGGACTGGATGGTCAAACTGGAGATCCTCTAGGATATTTAAATGGGACAATAAGCAAGGACTATACGGCAATAATTAATGCTGGGACACAGTCTCAAAACCTACAGTATAATGGTTCTGTGATGCCTACTTTTTTTGGCACTATTGGCAATACATTTTCTTATAAAGATTTTGGCTTAGATGTTAGATGCACTTTCCAGGCAGGCTATTATTTTATGAGTTCATCCATAAATTATAACAATCTTTACGCCTCTAGTCAAGGACATAGCGATTTTTCCAAAAGATGGCAAAAGCCTGGAGATGAACGGTATACCGACGTCCCTTCGATGATCTACCCAGCAAATTCATCCCGTGATGCTTTTTATAACGGCTCTGATGCACTGGTAGAAAAAGGAGGAAATCTAAGGCTCCAATATATTAACCTTAATCACTCATGGCAAAACATTCGTATTAGAAAAGGTATGATAAGATCTATAAGATTGTATTGTGTAGCAAACAACCTTGGAATCCTTTGGAGGGAGAATAAGAAAAAAATAGACCCCGACTATCAAAATTCCGTAATACCTCCAGCAAGAAACTATTCAATGGGATTTCAATTCACCCTATAA
- a CDS encoding RagB/SusD family nutrient uptake outer membrane protein, translating into MSVLKNINNIIVCGLCILLLSGCKKYLDAKSDKSLVTPSSLADLQSILDYYFWVNQRDPGAGLLSSEDYYLSQSDFDGLGSLYNQNLYIWNPSNLFASGTNDWSRAYDNVYRANTILENISSIPIDTENNVEWNNVYGQALFLRAKAFFQIAVIWAKVFDSSTASTDLGIPLRLKSDFNEISTRSTLQETYDQIIADAKSATEKLPDIPLHVLRSSKMASNGLLARIYLSLGNYDSCLYYCQAALAIKSELLDYNELSQTATYPIANFNKEVMYGAQITSSYSVTSKQVDSSLYKSYDDNDLRKAIFFRSKGNGSYSFKGGYTGSSTPFSGIATDEMYLMRAECNARLNQLQKSMDDLNNLLSKRWKTGTFIPYNNLSKDTLLYIILLERRKELLFRDIRWLDIKRLNRNGDNIILTRFINDKLYSLSANDLRYALAIPEDVIQLSGMPQNPR; encoded by the coding sequence ATGAGCGTGTTAAAAAATATAAATAATATTATAGTATGTGGTCTTTGTATTTTATTACTTAGTGGCTGCAAAAAATACTTGGACGCTAAATCTGATAAATCTCTTGTAACACCTTCAAGTCTTGCAGATCTTCAATCTATTCTTGATTATTATTTTTGGGTCAATCAAAGGGATCCGGGCGCAGGCCTCTTGTCTAGCGAAGACTACTATTTAAGTCAGTCGGATTTTGATGGGTTAGGTAGCTTGTATAATCAAAATCTTTATATATGGAATCCAAGCAACTTGTTTGCCTCAGGTACCAACGATTGGTCTAGAGCCTACGATAATGTTTATAGAGCAAATACAATCCTCGAAAATATTTCTAGCATCCCTATTGATACAGAAAATAATGTCGAATGGAACAATGTTTACGGTCAAGCACTATTTTTAAGAGCGAAGGCGTTTTTCCAAATAGCTGTGATATGGGCAAAAGTATTTGATTCCTCTACTGCATCCACTGATTTAGGGATTCCACTCAGACTTAAAAGTGATTTCAATGAAATATCTACCCGTTCTACGCTACAGGAAACTTACGATCAGATTATTGCAGATGCTAAGTCCGCGACTGAAAAGTTACCGGACATACCCTTACATGTCCTTCGTAGTTCAAAAATGGCGTCTAATGGACTATTGGCAAGGATTTACCTATCCCTAGGTAATTATGATAGCTGCCTCTATTACTGCCAAGCAGCCCTCGCGATAAAATCAGAACTTTTAGACTATAATGAATTGTCGCAAACAGCAACTTATCCAATTGCCAATTTCAACAAGGAAGTTATGTACGGCGCACAAATAACTTCCTCTTATTCCGTAACCTCCAAGCAAGTTGATTCATCACTTTACAAAAGCTATGATGATAATGATCTACGAAAAGCCATATTTTTTCGTTCCAAAGGCAATGGTTCATATTCTTTCAAAGGTGGCTATACTGGAAGTTCTACACCTTTTAGTGGTATTGCAACCGACGAAATGTATCTTATGAGGGCGGAATGCAATGCTCGATTGAACCAATTGCAAAAATCTATGGATGATTTAAACAATTTATTATCTAAAAGATGGAAAACTGGAACATTTATACCTTACAATAATCTTTCTAAGGACACCCTCTTATATATCATTCTTTTAGAAAGAAGAAAGGAACTCTTGTTCCGTGATATCAGATGGCTAGATATTAAACGCTTGAATAGAAATGGAGACAACATAATCCTTACAAGATTTATAAATGATAAACTTTATTCTCTGAGTGCTAACGATCTACGTTACGCCCTTGCCATTCCTGAAGATGTGATACAGCTATCAGGAATGCCACAAAATCCAAGATAG